One window of the Microvirga mediterraneensis genome contains the following:
- a CDS encoding cell envelope integrity EipB family protein: MRFLVVASGLSIALLATASAETAKPPVQLVPHRAVYDLTLLRAGGSNGVENARGRIAMEFGGDACDGYTLKYRQVTILNSSETGSNTVDIQTATYETGDGRSMHFKSTSFRQGMIKDGEVDGDAKLTPQGSLNVDLKQPKKKAFQAKGETVFPTEHLKRLIEAGRRGDSTLSVKVYDGSNKGDKVYDTLGLIGRKIEAGAATASLEDVAQGEKLASVARWPVTISYFEEGKGDRGPVYTISFELYENGVSRNLKLDYGDFALKGDLKSLDVQAPSACQR; encoded by the coding sequence ATGCGGTTCCTCGTTGTAGCCTCGGGTCTGTCCATCGCCTTGCTGGCGACGGCTTCTGCAGAAACGGCGAAACCGCCGGTCCAGCTGGTGCCTCATAGAGCCGTCTATGACCTCACCCTTCTGCGGGCCGGTGGCTCCAATGGCGTCGAGAATGCCAGGGGGCGCATCGCCATGGAATTCGGCGGCGATGCCTGCGACGGCTACACCCTCAAGTACCGGCAGGTCACCATCCTCAACAGCAGCGAGACCGGCTCGAACACCGTCGACATCCAGACGGCGACCTACGAGACCGGCGATGGCCGTTCGATGCATTTCAAGTCCACCTCGTTCCGCCAGGGCATGATCAAGGACGGCGAAGTGGACGGCGACGCCAAGCTCACGCCCCAGGGCAGCCTCAACGTCGATCTCAAGCAGCCGAAGAAAAAGGCCTTCCAGGCGAAGGGCGAGACGGTGTTCCCGACCGAGCACCTCAAGCGCCTGATCGAGGCCGGGCGGCGCGGGGACAGCACCCTGTCCGTGAAGGTCTATGACGGCTCGAACAAGGGCGACAAGGTTTACGACACGCTGGGCCTGATCGGCCGCAAGATCGAGGCAGGCGCCGCCACGGCATCTCTCGAGGACGTTGCCCAGGGCGAAAAGCTCGCCTCCGTCGCACGCTGGCCCGTGACCATCAGCTACTTCGAGGAGGGCAAGGGCGACCGGGGGCCGGTCTACACGATCTCGTTCGAGCTCTACGAAAACGGGGTCAGCCGCAACCTGAAACTCGATTACGGCGATTTCGCCCTGAAGGGCGACCTGAAGAGCCTGGACGTGCAGGCACCGAGCGCCTGTCAGCGCTGA
- a CDS encoding DNA polymerase IV encodes MSEAPFCRDCLTLAPSPLAERCAACGSPRLLRHKERDSLSIAHVDCDAFFAAVEKRDDPSLADKPVIIGGGKRGVVSTACYVARTYGVRSAMPMFQALKLCPHATVIKPNGEKYSKAGRDVRQLMRELTPLVEPVSIDEAFLDLTGTERLHHGSPALTLARFARKVETEIGISISVGLSYNKFLAKIASDLQKPRGFSIIGREEAADFLADKPVGIIPGIGASAQARLAKVGVTQIVHLRDVPLKTLFEALGRDSQRLSRLAWGEDRRTVNPERETKSVSAETTFETDLRSFEDLEPILWRLSEKVSRRLKAAGLAGRSVTLKLKDRDFRLLTRTRSGLAPTQLAARLFDPARQLLKASCDGTAFRLIGIGAADLCDAADADKGDLADQSVVRQAHMEAAIDRIRDKFGVNAVQKGIVLRKS; translated from the coding sequence ATGAGCGAAGCGCCCTTCTGCCGTGACTGCCTGACGCTCGCCCCCAGCCCGCTGGCGGAACGATGCGCGGCCTGCGGCTCCCCTCGCCTTCTCAGGCACAAGGAGCGGGACAGCCTCTCCATCGCCCATGTGGATTGCGACGCCTTCTTCGCAGCTGTGGAAAAGCGGGACGATCCCAGCCTCGCGGACAAGCCCGTCATCATCGGCGGCGGCAAGCGCGGGGTCGTCTCTACGGCCTGCTACGTGGCGCGCACCTATGGCGTGCGCTCGGCCATGCCCATGTTCCAGGCGCTCAAGCTCTGCCCCCACGCCACGGTGATCAAGCCCAACGGGGAGAAGTACAGCAAGGCCGGGCGCGATGTGCGCCAGCTCATGCGGGAGCTGACCCCGCTGGTCGAGCCCGTGTCCATCGACGAGGCCTTTCTCGACCTGACGGGGACGGAACGGCTGCACCACGGAAGCCCCGCCCTCACCCTCGCCCGCTTCGCCCGCAAGGTGGAGACGGAGATCGGGATCAGCATCTCCGTCGGGCTTTCCTACAACAAGTTCCTGGCCAAGATCGCCTCGGACCTTCAGAAGCCGCGAGGGTTCTCCATCATCGGACGCGAGGAGGCGGCGGATTTCCTCGCCGACAAACCCGTGGGGATCATTCCGGGGATCGGCGCCTCGGCCCAGGCCAGGCTTGCCAAGGTGGGCGTGACGCAGATCGTCCATCTGCGCGATGTGCCTCTCAAGACCCTGTTCGAAGCCCTGGGCCGCGACTCGCAGCGTCTCTCCCGGCTGGCCTGGGGCGAGGACCGCCGGACGGTCAACCCGGAGCGGGAGACGAAGAGCGTCTCGGCGGAAACCACCTTCGAGACGGATCTGCGCTCCTTCGAGGATCTGGAGCCGATTCTGTGGCGGCTCTCGGAAAAGGTCTCCCGCCGCCTCAAGGCCGCCGGCCTCGCCGGGCGGAGCGTGACCCTGAAACTCAAGGACAGGGATTTCCGGCTTCTGACCCGCACCCGCTCGGGCCTGGCGCCCACCCAGCTCGCCGCGCGCCTGTTCGATCCGGCCCGGCAGCTCCTCAAAGCCTCCTGCGACGGCACGGCCTTTCGCCTGATCGGCATCGGAGCGGCCGACCTTTGCGACGCGGCCGACGCGGACAAGGGCGATCTGGCCGATCAGAGCGTCGTGCGGCAGGCCCATATGGAGGCCGCCATCGACAGGATCCGCGACAAGTTCGGCGTGAACGCAGTCCAGAAGGGAATCGTGCTGCGCAAGAGCTGA
- a CDS encoding DUF3572 domain-containing protein: MNTPLKRVTREEAENVALGAFSFLTGDEERLGRFMAVSGLRPDTIRSAASSPGFFAGILDYVVSDEPLLLALAKELNTKPEHIVQAHWTLSPSEFE; this comes from the coding sequence ATGAACACTCCCTTAAAAAGAGTTACCCGCGAGGAGGCCGAAAATGTCGCACTCGGGGCGTTTTCCTTCCTCACGGGCGACGAGGAGCGCCTCGGCCGCTTCATGGCGGTGTCGGGCTTGAGGCCCGACACGATCCGCTCGGCCGCGTCCTCCCCAGGGTTCTTCGCCGGAATCCTGGACTATGTCGTGTCCGACGAGCCGCTGCTGCTGGCGCTCGCCAAGGAGCTGAATACCAAGCCGGAGCACATCGTGCAGGCCCATTGGACCCTTTCGCCCTCCGAATTCGAATAA
- a CDS encoding response regulator, with protein MKKTVLIVEDNELNMKLFNDLLEAHGYATLKTSHGIEAMELARAHKPDLILMDIQLPEVSGLEVTRWLKADDELKSIPVIAITAFAMKGDEERIREGGCEAYMSKPISVSKFIATVKTYLEAD; from the coding sequence ATGAAGAAGACTGTGCTCATCGTTGAGGACAACGAACTCAACATGAAGCTCTTCAACGACCTCCTCGAGGCCCACGGCTATGCGACCTTGAAGACCAGTCACGGGATCGAGGCCATGGAGCTCGCCCGTGCCCACAAGCCGGACCTGATCCTCATGGACATCCAGCTGCCCGAAGTCTCCGGCCTCGAGGTGACCCGCTGGCTCAAGGCCGACGACGAGTTGAAGTCGATTCCTGTGATCGCCATCACGGCTTTCGCCATGAAAGGCGACGAGGAGCGGATCAGGGAAGGGGGCTGCGAGGCGTATATGTCCAAGCCGATCTCCGTCTCCAAGTTCATCGCGACCGTGAAAACCTACCTGGAAGCGGACTGA